A region of Corvus cornix cornix isolate S_Up_H32 chromosome 3, ASM73873v5, whole genome shotgun sequence DNA encodes the following proteins:
- the TNFAIP3 gene encoding tumor necrosis factor alpha-induced protein 3 — MSSRNMAGQHILPQALYQSNMLKAMKIRERTPEDLVKPPGGIIHHFRTMHRYTIEMFRMCQFCPQFRETLQKSLTDQATQTSLERQRKLNWCREVRRLVPLKTNGDGNCLMHAASQYMWGIEDIDLVLRKTLFSALREIDTRNFKLRWQREAVKSQEFVETGLHYDTRNWEEEWEYLIEMTSPEISGARNRLPYNALEEIHIFILANILRRPVIVLADKVVRSLESGSSFAPLNVGGVYLPLLWPAEECYRYPIVLGYDNMHFTPLVTLKDSGPEIRAVPLVTSEQGRFEDLNVHFLTDAEEREKEQLLKDYLIVMEIPVQGWDHGTTHLINAAKLDEGNLPKEINLVEDYFQLVQHEYKKWQENAEPARREMCSRNRQELSLSQLSLLQMKCETPNCPFYMSVNTQPYCHECFEQRSQANKGRKQTSKAAPEKLKAPGSGLPRGDICEPGGWTSEGPVTEPRSAPPTAPSLFLYSETTAMKCRTPDCPFTLNVQHNGLCERCYNSRQLGPCNNLDDQRHLDYATCKMCCQKAKRTFNGICSTCFKRSTEQSPDDSPAFLPTCHQRSTSDPSQISQILHQHSCYQAPNSHGKEPPQPAQPPEENRGGNLCRKPGCKFFGTSQNEGFCTLCFFEYRENHDSVLLRQQRRSQRKSSAADETGSSAAGFRNTVSCQRRDCGTLGSTMLEGYCQNCFIIAQNQRFQEARRTEQQLVRQPERTGQHRDVQRAALSTQKRQCGVASCRNNLACRSDDLCPECRRLSQLPPSGSAREPAAQEPPKQRCRAPACDHYGNAKCNGYCNECYQFKQIYG; from the exons atgtCTTCTAGAAACATGGCTGGCCAACACATCCTTCCTCAAGCTTTGTATCAGAGCAATATGCTGAAGGCTATGAAGATCAGAGAGAGGACACCTGAGGATCTAGTCAAACCTCCCGGTGGAATAATTCATCACTTCAGGACTATGCACAGATATACCATAGAAATGTTCAGAATGTGCCAGTTTTGTCCACAGTTTCGGGAAACGCTTCAGAAGTCCCTGACTGACCAGGCTACCCAGACTTCACTGGAGCGCCAGAGGAAGCTCAACTGGTGCAGGGAAGTTCGGAGACTTGTTCCTTTGAAGACTAATG GTGATGGAAATTGCCTTATGCATGCAGCATCACAGTACATGTGGGGCATTGAAGATATCGACCTTGTCTTAAGAAAAACATTGTTTAGTGCTCTCAGGGAGATTGACACACGGAACTTCAAGCTCCGCTGGCAGCGGGAGGCTGTTAAATCCCAGGAGTTTGTAGAAACGGGACTCCATTATGACACCCGG AACTGGGAGGAGGAGTGGGAATACCTCATTGAAATGACCTCCCCAGAAATATCTGGGGCTCGAAACAGGCTTCCTTATAATGCACTGGAAGAAATCCACATCTTCATCCTTGCTAACATCCTCAGAAGGCCCGTCATTGTCCTTGCAG ATAAAGTGGTTAGAAGCTTAGAGTCAGGTTCCAGTTTTGCTCCTTTGAATGTTGGTGGTGTTTACTTGCCTCTCCTGTGGCCAGCTGAAGAATGCTACAGATACCCAATTGTGCTTGGCTATGACAACATGCATTTTACACCACTGGTGACTCTAAAGGACAGCGGGCCAG AAATCCGGGCTGTCCCTCTGGTCACCAGTGAACAAGGCAGATTTGAGGATTTGAATGTGCACTTTCTGACAGAtgcagaagagagggagaaagagcagCTGCTAAAAGACTACTTGATAGTGATGGAAATTCCAGTGCAAGGCTGGGATCATGGTACAACTCATCTAATTAATGCTGCAAA GTTAGATGAAGGCAACCTACCCAAAGAAATAAACCTCGTGGAAGATTACTTTCAGCTGGTACAGCATGAGTACAAGAAGTGGCAGGAGAATGCTGAACCCGCTAGAAGAGAGATGTGTTCCAGGAATAGACAGGAACTGTCACTTTCCCAGCTCTCACTCTTACAGATGAAATGTGAAACGCCAAATTGCCCTTTCTACATGTCTGTGAACACCCAGCCCTACTGCCACGAATGCTTTGAGCAGAGGTCCCAGGcaaacaaaggaagaaagcagacCTCCAAAGCAGCACCTGAGAAGCTGAAGGCACCTGGGTCAGGCTTGCCCCGTGGGGATATTTGTGAACCTGGGGGATGGACATCTGAAGGACCTGTAACAGAGCCTCGCTCTGCACCTCCAACCGCTCCGAGCCTTTTCCTGTACAGTGAAACCACAGCCATGAAGTGCAGGACCCCAGACTGCCCCTTTACATTGAATGTGCAACACAATGGGCTGTGTGAACGCTGCTACAACTCCAGACAGCTTGGTCCCTGCAACAACTTGGATGACCAGAGACACTTAGACTATGCCACATGCAAAATGTGCTGTCAGAAGGCCAAGAGGACCTTCAATGGTATATGCAGCACTTGCTTCAAAAGGTCTACAGAGCAGTCCCCAGATGACAGTCCCGCTTTCCTGCCCACCTGCCACCAGAGATCAACGTCAGACCCGTCCCAGATCTCACAGATCCTCCACCAGCACTCCTGTTATCAGGCTCCCAACAGCCATGGCAAGGAGCCCCCACaaccagcacagcctcctgAGGAGAACAGGGGAGGCAACCTCTGTAGGAAACCTGGTTGCAAGTTTTTTGGGACATCACAAAATGAGGGTTTTTGCACGCTGTGTTTCTTTGAGTACCGGGAAAACCATG ACAGTGTTCTGCTACGCCAGCAGAGGAGATCTCAGAGGAAGTCTTCGGCAGCAGACGAGACAGGGAGCTCCGCTGCCGGCTTCCGTAACACTGTGTCCTGCCAGCGGCGCGACTGCGGCACCCTGGGCAGCACAATGCTCGAGGGGTACTGCCAGAACTGCTTCATTATAGCCCAGAACCAGCGATTCCAAGAAGCCAGAAGGACAGAACAGCAACTGGTGAGACAGCCAGAA AGaacagggcagcacagagatgTGCAGCGAGCAGCACTGAGTACCCAGAAGAGACAGTGTGGTGTGGCTTCGTGTAGAAACAACCTGGCCTGCAGAAGTGATGACCTGTGCCCGGAGTGCCGGCGCCTCAGTCAGCTCCCACCGTCGGGGAGTGCCAGGGAGCCAGCGGCACAGGAGCCTCCCAAGCAGCGCTGCCGAGCCCCTGCCTGTGATCACTATGGCAATGCCAAGTGCAACGGCTACTGCAATGAATGCTACCAGTTCAAACAGATCTATGGCTAG